The genomic segment GGGCAGTAAGGAGAAAGTATGCTGCAGCCCAGAATAATGTTTAACAGGCAGGTAGAATACTGCAGCATGGAGGAATAAGGAGGCAGgatggagggagggtggtggccAGAGAGAGCAGAGAGCAGGACAGAGCGAGGTGGGGGGAGGGAGTATTACAGAGGGAGCTGGGGGGAGGGAGCAAGTAGTAGGACGGAGGGTGGTGGGCGGAGGGAGTAGGGAGCGGGACAGAGAAAGTCTGCTGCAGCCCGGAACAATTTCTTACACATAGGGGGATTACTTGGAATTAACCGGGGAGCTCGATAAAGAAATAACAACACAGAGATTTTAGCCTGGAGAGGGAACAGGACACACTGTAACTTTGCACACAAATGTCCTAAAATGGACACTATACGGACTTAGCCCTGACAGAATGCCAGTCTATTCTCTCAATTTGAAAGTATTCTGGCTGCTGGTCGCCTTCCTATTCACAGGCATATGGTGCTTGTTTGTGACTTGGAGAAGAGATGGCGTGGCACAAGGAGAAGGAAGCTGCCCAGAGAATGGATTTAACCACTTACAAGTTGGGTTTAAGTTTTGCCTGGTGTTCCTACTCTGTTACATCGTCTTGAGATGGTGCGGCTCCTTCCCCCGCCGCCActatgggcccccctgcagtctgAGCGTGCAACAGCACCACCATCAGCAACAGCACCGGAGAAACGTTTTGGAAACCTACTATGAGCAGCACATCAGGCTCTCCCCCCATGTCCTGGGACATAGCAAGGCTCATGTTAGTCAGATTGTGGGGGAGCTGATCAAGGTGGGCAAAGCCAAGCAGCATGATGGCGGCGTCACATTCAGAGGAGACTTTGTGCAGGTGGGCAGTGCTTATGAGCAGCATAAAATTAACAGCCCAGATTGCTTCGACATCCTAGTTCCCCTCAAGATGCCCCAAAGTCTCAAGTTTGAAcctcttttaaaagaaaacaacaagGAGTCAGTTGCACCCATTTTGCAAGGTGGCATCATGTGCCAGGTGGCGGCACCCAAAAAGTCAGAGTGGGTAAAGACCTACAAGCAATTCAACGAATGCTTCTGTGCAGAGATAGACCAGAAACATCAGCTGTCATCGGCTCTAGTGCTAAGGTGGTTCCACTGGAAGATACAGAGGTGTCTTAATGTCATCAGGTACCATTTTGAGGAAAGGTGCCACATcacgctgtgtgtgtgtgacgaAAAACTCATTCTTAAAATCCTGCCCAGATCAGATTATGTGTGTTGCCACATTTCCATGTCTGTGAGGCTTATCCCTGCTTTTCACCTGGGGGACTCTGTATTCCTGACCGCCCAACCCTGGAATAAAGCATTCAGTCAGGATTCTATAAACCTGGATATTTACTGGGGCATCAACTTCTCCAAACATGAGCAAAGGCTTATGAGCTGGTTCAAGGATCAAGCACCATTAAACTCCTGCCACCTGAAGTGCCTGCAGATCATGAAGGGCCTAAGGGACCTCAATGGGAAAACATTGCGGCCATTTGTTTACTCCCAGTGGAAAGCCATACTCTCTTCTTATGTTCTGAAAACTGCCCTTTTCTATCTTCTTCTTAAAATCCCTGTGGAACAGTGGGATGATTCCTTGCTCATGGAGAGAATGGAGgaccttgttttgtttttgaaggAATGCTTGGAGAAACAAAGGCTATTGCACTTCTTTCTCGGCAATATCAACATCCCGAGCTTTATCTCTCTTCCGAAAGTGTTCAAAGAAGCCCAACCAGTCAACTTGTTAGAGGGGTATGGCCCTGATATTTTGGACCATGCTTCTTTTCAGCTTCTTAACTTTTGGATCCAAATGCCTCAGATTCTAAGAATGAATGCCAGCCCTAGAAATGTACCCAGAGAATCGGCCAGATGCAAACACGCAATgtttaattagctaattatggaTAGAAGGCATGCAGGGCACCACTGCAACCTGTTTTGTCATTAGCAGATAAAGCTTGGCGTATCTCCATGGTTCAAAAATATGTCACATGATCACTTTTAGATTTAACAATATCTAGTTTCAGCTGCCAACCTGCTCAATTGTTATGCACTTAGGATTCTAATACCTTTCAGTCACAGGAGATTCCATTGCATGAAATAGATAATGAGGCATTAAACTGGTTAAACATGGGTTGATCTTTGGTCAAACAATTCAATAATCACCATCTAATGTTTATGTTTGCTGAGCTCCAGAACAAACGATTTTGTCAAAAGACAAAATCGCCGTAGCCAATGACCTCTCCAAACTGGAACATGATGGCAGCACACAGGTCACTAGTTAAATCAGTTCAGTTGGACCATTCATGTAGTGGCCAAGTTGATTAGCTTACTGGTCATTATAAGATAAACTGAAATTTAGCCTACagtaaagaaagaaatgaaaagagACTCTATAGGGGTTATGGAATAAAGGGCACTAAGTGttcccaggagcaataacccatagcaaccaatcagcaggtagcatttactggttacccatttaaaaagcaaatatcctattggcttctatgggttactgctcctagggcAAATGttgctccttttattacatattgggaaTAATCTCTATAGCTGGCACATCAGCTGTTATATAATAAGGGCTTTTTGGGAAATAGCACATAGTGTATACACTTGAAAATTAAGTGGTCATCAAAGAACTCCAAAACAggccatgtgccattgcccttagctGGTAGGGCCATAGTGACCTTGCCCTAAATTATCCAAAAATATATGCAAGTTGATAGAAAAACATATGCGATCAAACGGTTGATCAGCCAGAAGCAATTTATATTACAGTGAAGAATATATTCCTCCTATTTCTAGAAATAGGAGGGTGTTAgcatcacctttaaaggggtagttcactgttaaataatctttaaatatgatgtagTTATTCagatctgagacaatttgcaattggtcttcattttttaatttgtggtttttgaattatttagctttttgtttagcagctctccagtcggAATTCCAGCAGCTGTcaggttgctagggaccaatATACCAGAGAAACCAagtagtggtttgaatgacagactggaatatgaataggagagggtctgaatagaatgataagtaatagaatgtatcaataacaataaatgtggagcatcacagagcaatcgttttttggctactggggtcaatgacccccatcaGAGttttggaaagaggcagaagagtaagccaaataattcacaatctataaaaataaaaaaatgaagcccaatcaAAAAGATGCTAAGTATAGgccatactaaaagataacttaaaggtgaattacccctttaacatGAAAATGAGTAGAGAATGTTACAGATAAAGGTATACATATTTGTATTGAATGCAAAGCTATTAACTTTGTCTATGATCACAAGGTATAAAAATTTTGCAGATACTCGCAGTATCTTTGCAATATGTTGCAAGCTAAGCAGCTGTGTTTGGAATACAGGAGCGGAACGGAATGCAAAGACAGATAAGTCTAATCTGTTGGCACCCAGTGTTGCACTAGTCATTTACTACAGCTATAGTCCAGATAACTCTAACAGGCAGCCTGTGATCTATATAGGAAACAGGAGgtttttgtacagtttttgtaCTGCAATAAGTCCAGTTTATAGTATTTGATGACCCATTTAGGACCACTTAACGCAGTTACAAAAAAGTAACTTGTTTATCATTTTGATGCTGAATGCTGGAAATGATCACCCCCTAACCATTAAAATTGTCTTCAAGCTTTCAGTTTGCATGAATGCACATGCGCGACTGTATGCGCTTTAACGCATTATCACTTTGCTGCTGCAATTATGCTGGAGTTCTGGGGATGCTGGGTAAAAAAAAGTGCgtctgcactttgcacattgctgtTGCACTCGTAAATAAGACCCTTTAAGTCTATATGCTTTAGAGGTACAAGTATAATTCCATTCCAAAAGTAGCAGCAAATTAGTCAACTCGTTTTTATGGTAATGAATACTTTTAGATTTTTGATTTGGGTAAGTTTGCATTCCCACATATtgcatgggtcatacctgtttgaaatttgaatatatttatcaCAGATATTTCCTATTTATCATAGCAGCCCAGAGTTATAGTGCAACAACCTGGCAAGGCCACATATTAAACATGCCTGTTAGGTATTTGTCCAGTGGAAAACAGCTATAAGTCGGGTTTTTCTCAGGGATGCCGAGTTCATTGGgcaattaaggttttttttttataattacaggtatgggatctgttatccagaaacctgttattaaGAAAggccagaattacaggaaggccatgtcccattgactttattataagtaaataatactaaaacgatttccttttttcctgcaataataaaacagtacttgatggtaactaagctgcatgaatccatattgatggcaaaacaatcctattgggtttatttcatgtttaaatgtttttagtcaTCTTAAGGTATAGAAATCCAAACTaaagaatgatcccttatccagtaaAGCCCAGGTCCCAATTGATCTCAAATAactgatcctgtacctgtacttgtAGATGTTAGCGTGCTCTGTCTATAAGCACAAGATGATGATTCTGCCCACACTCACTTCTGTGTCAAGCAAGCAAAATCCAAATCTATTTTGTACAGATATGAGGCATTACATGTTAAAGATTGGAAAtctgatatttattttgtatttatttaacatattgaGCTGTTGTGCCTTAAACTATGTGTAGTGTATGttcagcaaattcattttattatataagcATTCTGCCACCAGAAAGAATAATAATTGATATTGACAAACTAAAACTACTACTACACAGATCcatctgcattaaaggggttgttcaccttaaaattaacttttaatatgatgtagatcaggtgtccccaaccttttttacccgtgagccacattcaaatgcaatgagttggggagcaacacatgcatgaaataGTTCCTGTAGATGACAAAAAGGGCTGTtaatggctatttggtagcccctatgtggactggtagcctacaagaggccctgtttggcagttcatctggtttttatggaaccaaaacttgcctaaaaaccaggaatttaaaaataagcccctgctttgaggccactgggagcaacatccaaagggctggtgagcaacatgttgccatgagctactgcttggggatcactgatgtagaaagtgatgagacaattagccatttgtttccattttttattgtttgtggtttttgagttattttgtttttcaacaactataaaaaataaaaaacgaaggccacttgaaaagttgcttagaattatccgttctatgacatactaaaagttaacttaatggtgaaccacctctttatgTTGCAGAGAAATATAAGGCCCAAACTGCACCTGTGGCCTGGGAGGTTGCAGGTACTCTCTGGGGCTACTTTAGTAGTCTGTTAAGGGTCACTAGTCAGTATATGAGGTTTTCCTGGGACCTCACATATGAAATGTCTCTACTCCCCAACCTTTGGGACATTAAGCTGTGTGTGCATGTGGCTGCACTGTAGCTTAGCCTTAAAATGCAATCTTTTATAAGGTGCTAGTGACCTTAATAATTTGTACATATAATTAGACAAAAAATGGCATTTAAATTGATCGACGTTTTTGGGAAAACTAGAttttaaccatattttttttttacttgataaaATGAAAAGCACTTTAACAAAATAtgtattaaagggtaactaaagtcCTGTATCCTGTTTACCCGTGCCCCCAGTAAGTTGTGTCAATTTCTATATGCCATATACAGCAGCTATATGTAATCAGATTCCTCCTGCAGCTCAccagtgtaagggctcttactgacgagtggttgaagctgcgctcccctgcggtccGTTTTTCTGTcttcaaccgcaggggagcgcaggaatagacgcattaagcttttttcaatggggctgtactcacacaggctcgtgtaggcgccgaatgcaggttgagatgcaacatgctgtatttttcctgcgttcggcacctacacacgcctgtgtgagtacagccccattgaaaaaacttaatgcatctattcctgcgctcccctgcggctgaacgcagaaaaacggaacgcaggggagcgcagcttcaaccactcgtcaATAAGAGCCCTAAAAGATGATAAACCGGGGctcgtttataaacactggacaaatttgcacctgggcagttacccatagcaaccaatcagaggtttgctttcattgttcaacctgcaggtagctgaaaaaaagccaatcactgattggttgctatagattactgcccagatgcaaatttgcccagtgtttataaatgagtggcGTACAGCTGCTGTATTTGAGAATTTGTACAGTACGTATTAAGTTTTATTTGTTTCCTGGGAATATCAGAGGTTTATTGCACACCTTTTGTGAGCTAAAGAGGACAAACACATTTTGGATACCaaagaagaaagaaatgcaaaGATTACCTCACACGCAAGCCGTTTCTGTATTCATTGTAATACTGATTAGAGACATTGAATATTCAACATTAGCTTTCATGTTTCATATACATATcagcttattttttttactaactgCAAAGATATGcatgatatctatatatatattttttttttacactagaaTGATCCAGGACCAAACCAGACATTTCTTCTAAAAAGCATAGCTTTAATTGGACAGGCTGGACTTTATTCAGTGTTAAGCAATTCTGGAATTTAACTATGCAAAAGCTGTTATTATTGTTACCTATTcttatattatttgtaatttttaatacCTCATCTTTTCTGCGCATcactaatatattttatatgaagcaatatattatatatgatattttatgtgattatatatatatatatatgctgatttttgactatttttttaaAGCTTACAATGCAGTATTCTTGTGCCATGTGTCATAAAAATGTAGAACCAAGACCAAAGTCTCTTCTAATTTCAGCAATGGTAAAATGCATTCCTGCAAGCAAGAGCCACAAGCAAGCCACATTTTAAATAGAGAAATGAATCCATCTAGTTATTCATGTTATGCCTGCTAAAGTTGGTTAGGTAGTCTGTGGTTAGGATGCTGTTTTACATAGTTTATTTATAAGGTTTATTGTGACAAATCTACAACAGATGCAGCATGAAGTCAGTAAAATGTTATCTAGAATAGGACTGCAAAGTCTATCATTGTTTGTAAACAGGGTGCAAGGGCCTATGAGGCAATCTGAGGATTATACCAagaggtacatgtatgggatccattatctggaaacccgtcatccagaaagctcagaagaagatcatcacccatagactccattttaatcaaataatccattattattaaagtctaaatggcagaaactcgaaaaaattcaagttttttttactttaacaatctgaatttttattggggaaaaaaaaaagatttattataaactgaggatggaaaaagtctgaatctgaaaatcaggcagtTCACACCTGcctgtatataagtcagtgggagaggtccctatcctatttggaagtttgtggtctgcgctgaaattagcctgaaaattcaaCTATTTCAGTGTTTtcggcaaaaatcaaaaaaattcgggaaaaagtctgaaaaaatcaagcgattcgggaaaaaacgaAACAAAAAATCGTACGATGAGGGTTTTCACATGGTTTTATCGTGTTTTACCCGAACCtattaaattaagcttttttaataataaataaagtaaaattgtggattctagtttggtctgacttttttaatttaaataatcagataaatttggattttagtaaataacccccttaaaggaaaactatacacctcaaacgatgtaggcctctataaaaagataatgcataaaacagatcatatgtaaaaccctgcttcatgtaaataaacaattttcataacaatatagtttttcagtagtatgtgctattgggtaatcataaatagaaaattgcctttttttaaaataacggCTGCCCCCTGGgttcgtaggattcacggtgcacacaaacaaagcaattaaacaaaccatacatgttaggtcacatgagccaattaacagacagagttctgtcttttgcttccacacttcttcctgttacagttagagttgtagtatttctggtcaggtgatctctgaggcagcacacagaccatcacaaaatggcggttcaaggcaagagatgtaaaagggaaagatttacttaaatatatactacagtttgataagattctttaatattccacttaattttgatataaactatctgttgctcaagtattcaatttgggggtatagttttcctttaatgtatgaagagcattttggataacaggtcccatacctgtactggttatTTTACAGAAACCCACGGTCAGTCGTGATATCTTTGTGCAacttaaagtttaattagtcccGCATACTGTACTTGTGCCTTTGCTGCCTGTTTGCAAAAAGTCCAatcacaactagggatgcacttaatccactattttggatgcggccgaacccctgaatcttttgcgaaTACATTTTGCCGAatatcaaatccgaatcctattttgcatatgcaagtaaggggtgggaaggggaaaacatgttttacttccttattttgtggcaaaaagtcacgtgatttctcatccccacctctaatttgcatatgcaaattaggattcggtttggccgggttgaatccaaatcctgttaaaaaaggctgaatcctgaactgaatactggattcggtgcatctctaatcaCAACACAATGGCCCCCAAGATGGTGAGGCAGTTACTGGAGCTCCCTGGCAAAGTATATTATTGATGTTGCAGCACAGGTATCTGAAAAAATTCATCCAGCATATATTCTCACACAGCACCATGTGTCTACTCCCTAGTGCGATATTATTAACAATGTTATGGACATTCTTGATGGCCCCTATGCCCTAAACCAATTCTCTAGTCCAGCATGAGATATAATTCTTGCAGCCGCATGGACTGCTTTTCCTATTAACACCCTTTTTCCTCAGCATCTATTGACACTGTGTTACTTGTCAAATGGATTCAGGAGGCATCAAAAGCATGTCTTATCCTGGACTTGATATTGCAAATGGTGATAACATCTAAAGCAATATTCATTGAAGTATTGTTTTAATTCTGTGTTTAAATCGTATTCTGTTATATAATACAGGATTAGGTGCTCCCCCCATATTTGTCTCTGTGCTGCATTTCTTATAATGCTTTATACACTGTAATTTAAATTTATACTGATCACCCATATAAGCCCATATTTGGAAAAGGGTTATTGTTGCCATGATTTTACATCATTTgttgtttatatttaactacataAGGGTAGAAATGTTAAGATGGAAACTTTagaaaataaatcagattatGGATTCAGCACATAGATGTTTAGTTGAAATTCATTTCAACCAAACCATGTAGAAGAAGTCCTCATTTTAAAGATTATATTACAACACTCTCAGGAAACACTTGTAAAGGGTTTTATTTCGACTGATAGCAGTAAAGCCCATTGAATAAGTGTAATTTATTTagatgggttgttcacctttaaattaacttttagtatgatgttgagagtgatattctgagcaattgggtttcatttttttttatttaagtcttttgagtagtgatgggcgaatttgtaccatttacaaaatttgcaaatttcccgcaaaattcacaaaacgcgaATTTTGGCACCGGCGTCAATTCATGGCCGTCAaagttgacgctggcgacaattttgaCGACGGCGACAATTTgatgtgcgcctattttgtccaattggcATGCGTTAAATTGTTGCCAGCATCAACATTTTCacgggagttttgcaaatttattcactggcggcaaaatgtggaaatttgctgcaaattcacacctggcgaataaattcgcccatcactatttttgagctatttagctttttactaaGAAGCCccgagtttgcaatttcagcaatctgttgctagggttcaaaatatcctagcaacctagcattgatttgaataagaggctggaatgtgaatatgaaagggcctgaatagaaagtgtaataaaaagaagcaagaaTGCCCTCTAAGTAGCCTTAGAGggcattgttttttagatggggtcagtgaccaattgaaaagttgcttagaattgataaattctataatatacttaaagtcAACTTCAAGGATAACTATATTAGGGTGCCTTGGGAATTATTGAACTTTAGGCATATGTTTATATGCCATATCAGTATAATTTATTtaactaaattatatttttttttaaaaaatctcatatTATGTAAGAACTATAACTTTTTATTTCGTACAGGCagaaatcattctttaaaatcTTGGAAAAAATGAGGCTTGCTGGTGGCACCCATGCAGTTTCActtacaattagggggttatttactaaactccgaatgcaaaaatcccccaaaaatttgatattatttttaataaaatcagacttttaataaaatcaaaaaattttcggaatttattaaaccccccgaggatggaaaaatcagaatcagaaaatccggcatctcagacctgtcgaggttgaatataagtcaatgtgagaagtcccaatgattttttgatgtgcgatggatttcgtgcaataccccaaagttttcgaggcaaaaaagcataagaaatctgaattttagggtgaaaaatccgaaaaaatagtgaaaatctgatttttttcc from the Xenopus laevis strain J_2021 chromosome 9_10L, Xenopus_laevis_v10.1, whole genome shotgun sequence genome contains:
- the itpripl2.L gene encoding inositol 1,4,5-trisphosphate receptor-interacting protein-like 2, whose product is MPVYSLNLKVFWLLVAFLFTGIWCLFVTWRRDGVAQGEGSCPENGFNHLQVGFKFCLVFLLCYIVLRWCGSFPRRHYGPPCSLSVQQHHHQQQHRRNVLETYYEQHIRLSPHVLGHSKAHVSQIVGELIKVGKAKQHDGGVTFRGDFVQVGSAYEQHKINSPDCFDILVPLKMPQSLKFEPLLKENNKESVAPILQGGIMCQVAAPKKSEWVKTYKQFNECFCAEIDQKHQLSSALVLRWFHWKIQRCLNVIRYHFEERCHITLCVCDEKLILKILPRSDYVCCHISMSVRLIPAFHLGDSVFLTAQPWNKAFSQDSINLDIYWGINFSKHEQRLMSWFKDQAPLNSCHLKCLQIMKGLRDLNGKTLRPFVYSQWKAILSSYVLKTALFYLLLKIPVEQWDDSLLMERMEDLVLFLKECLEKQRLLHFFLGNINIPSFISLPKVFKEAQPVNLLEGYGPDILDHASFQLLNFWIQMPQILRMNASPRNVPRESARCKHAMFN